The genomic window ATTCACAAATAGTTTCACCAGGGTTGCCAAAGTCTTGTTTGTATTCTGCGTATATACCTGCTGCTGTTGCTTCTGTTGCGTATAAACGCAGCATCTCTAACTTTGGCTGGGAGAATTTATCCAACATTTTTTGGCTGTGTTGTACAGCTTCACTGTCTTTATCTGAATCATAGTAATTTAAAATGTCAGCAGTATCTAGATATCCCTCTTCTTCAGGACATAAAACGTTAAATATCATAAGGTTAGCCTTTGT from Tolypothrix sp. PCC 7712 includes these protein-coding regions:
- a CDS encoding universal stress protein translates to MFQKILVAIDCSKVSKRVFEKALALAKLTKANLMIFNVLCPEEEGYLDTADILNYYDSDKDSEAVQHSQKMLDKFSQPKLEMLRLYATEATAAGIYAEYKQDFGNPGETICEFARNWQADLIIIGRRHWLSGIEEFVLGRVSNYVLHHAFCSVLIVP